A region of Natribaculum luteum DNA encodes the following proteins:
- the lrpA1 gene encoding HTH-type transcriptional regulator LrpA1, with amino-acid sequence MSSRSTEDRILDVLEEDAQASYAEIADRADVSKPTVRKYIKQLEDDGVIVGYSADVDPKKLSSQTIAMVGIDVASERYVEATKALKQLDEVEALYSSSGDHMLMAEVRAADGDELGAIISEEILEIDGVTAAHPSFLQERLK; translated from the coding sequence ATGAGTAGCCGATCTACAGAGGACCGCATCCTCGACGTTCTAGAGGAGGATGCCCAGGCGTCCTACGCCGAGATCGCAGATCGGGCGGACGTCTCGAAGCCGACGGTTCGAAAGTACATCAAACAACTCGAGGACGACGGCGTCATCGTCGGATACTCGGCGGACGTCGACCCGAAGAAACTCTCGAGTCAGACCATCGCCATGGTCGGGATCGACGTCGCCAGCGAACGGTACGTCGAGGCGACGAAAGCCCTCAAGCAGCTCGACGAAGTCGAGGCGCTCTACAGTTCGAGCGGGGACCACATGCTGATGGCCGAAGTGCGCGCCGCCGACGGCGACGAACTCGGTGCGATCATCTCCGAGGAAATTCTCGAGATCGACGGCGTCACCGCTGCCCACCCCTCGTTTCTGCAAGAACGACTCAAGTGA
- a CDS encoding SRPBCC family protein yields the protein MPSYERETRVRAPLEDVWEFHSRIEGLEALTPEWLALRVESVIGPDGESNPEILEAGAEVALSMQPFGVGPRQHWTSLITERERTDGTAYFRDEMVDGPFDRWIHTHAFYADGEQTIVRDLVEYELPMGELGGALAPFSRVGFDPMFRYRHRKTREELEGRVRA from the coding sequence ATGCCGAGCTACGAACGCGAGACGCGCGTCCGTGCCCCGCTCGAGGACGTCTGGGAGTTTCACTCACGCATCGAGGGACTCGAGGCGCTGACCCCGGAGTGGCTGGCGCTTCGCGTCGAGTCGGTGATCGGTCCCGACGGCGAGTCGAACCCGGAGATTCTCGAGGCAGGCGCGGAGGTGGCACTGTCGATGCAGCCGTTCGGCGTGGGGCCGCGCCAGCACTGGACGTCGCTGATCACGGAGCGCGAACGAACCGACGGGACGGCGTACTTTCGTGACGAGATGGTCGACGGTCCGTTCGATCGGTGGATCCACACCCACGCGTTCTACGCCGACGGCGAGCAGACGATCGTCCGCGACCTGGTCGAGTACGAACTCCCGATGGGCGAACTCGGTGGCGCACTCGCACCGTTCTCGCGGGTCGGATTCGATCCGATGTTTCGCTACCGCCACCGGAAAACGCGGGAGGAACTCGAGGGACGTGTCCGCGCGTGA
- a CDS encoding ASCH domain-containing protein, with translation MSELEPDTLLPSDRMRTQALEGEVTQIHRGQQYAEEGDTFTIDDVTFEVVEVTDRTLGDLTDDDARAEGMSGLEEYRQVLERAHDNFEWDDDSDVVLHRFERR, from the coding sequence ATGAGCGAACTCGAACCCGACACTCTGTTGCCCAGCGATCGGATGCGAACGCAGGCGCTCGAGGGCGAGGTGACGCAGATCCACCGCGGCCAGCAGTACGCCGAGGAAGGCGACACGTTCACCATCGACGACGTCACGTTCGAGGTGGTCGAGGTGACAGACCGCACGCTCGGCGACCTGACCGACGACGACGCCCGCGCCGAGGGAATGTCGGGACTCGAGGAGTACCGGCAGGTCCTCGAGCGAGCACACGACAACTTCGAGTGGGACGACGACTCCGACGTCGTCTTGCACCGTTTCGAACGGCGGTAA
- a CDS encoding VOC family protein: MTELTAHHVGVTVTDLEEVLAFYRDVLGFDVLDRFTVSGEAFADGVGVVGATGRFAHLDGGSVRVELVEYDPEGSNCTADAINQPGAKHVGFVVDDVAAFYDGLPADVETLSEPRTTESGTTILFLRDPEGNLVEVLET; this comes from the coding sequence ATGACCGAACTTACTGCCCACCACGTCGGCGTGACCGTGACCGACCTCGAGGAGGTCCTCGCGTTCTACCGCGACGTGCTCGGCTTCGACGTCCTCGATCGTTTCACCGTCTCCGGCGAGGCGTTCGCCGACGGCGTCGGCGTCGTGGGCGCGACGGGCAGGTTCGCCCACCTCGACGGCGGAAGCGTCCGCGTCGAACTCGTCGAGTACGATCCCGAGGGGTCGAACTGTACGGCGGACGCGATCAACCAGCCCGGCGCGAAACACGTCGGATTCGTCGTCGACGACGTCGCGGCCTTCTACGACGGCCTCCCTGCGGACGTCGAGACGCTGAGCGAGCCCCGGACGACCGAGAGCGGGACGACCATCCTGTTTCTCCGCGACCCCGAGGGCAACCTCGTCGAGGTCCTCGAGACGTGA